The DNA region TCAGGATGCCTTTGTTAAACTCATTTCTTGACCTAAACGATTTTTTATTGAAATCGGAGCCGATAAAAGTACCTTTATCGTCGGTAAGATCGCCGGTAAGGGCATAAGTGAGGTAATCGCTGCCACCGCTTAAGCCTACACTGTAATTCTGCGATACCCCTTTGCGGTTCATCAGGTCCTGCCAGTTGGTATTTACCCCTGTATTTTTAGTGAGGTACGCCGGGAAAGCCGGAGGCTGTACCCCTGCGTTGGTATACATCTGGGTGTGTACTTTTTTATAGCCTTCTGCATCCAGGAAATCGTATTTTTCTGTAGGGCTAACAGAACTGTAGCTACCTGAAAAATCAATAACTGGAGCGCCTTTTTTCCCTTTTTTGGTAGTGATGAGGATAACCCCGTTGGCACTGTTGGAACCGTAGATGGAAGCTGCTGCACCATCTTTAAGCACTTCCATAGATGCCACATCGTTGCTGCTTAAATAGTAAGGATCTCCCGGTACACCATCAATTACGTATAAAGGCTGGTGACTGCCAAAAGTACCTATCCCCCTTAACCGGACATCTGAGGATTGCCCCGGGTTACCGCCCGGACTGCTTACAGATAAGCCAGCTACACGGCCTTGCAAAGCATTTACCGGGTTATTAGCGGCCACCTGTGCTAATTTCTCTCCATTTACCGAGCTTACGGCGCTGGTGAGGTTGCTCTTTTTCTGCGTACCATAACCTACTACCACCACTTCTTCAAGGCCTTGAAGATCCATCAGCATTTTAACACGCATTTCCTTTCCGGGGCTTGCCGGGAGTTCCTGTGTTTTAAAACCTACTGCAGAGAAAACAAGAATATCCTGTGCTTTGGCCTGAATGGCAAAGTTCCCCGAAGCGTCTGATGCTGTTCCGGTGGTACTTCCTTTTATTTTAATACTGATACCTGCCTGAGGCTGGTCAATCTCATTGAACACCTGTCCTTTAATTAAAATGCTCTGGGCAAAACTGCTGCCTGTACTAAACAACAGGAGCAATCCAAAAAGGAAATGAATTGGCCATCGTAAATTTCTAATCATAATATTTGGTTTAAGTTGATTAATTCCGGATTGGTTTTCCGGCTGATTACTTACTCAAACCTAAATAATACCACGCTTAAAATGCTATAGAAGGCACCCCTACATCGAACACAAAACACCCCTACAACACCTCTACAAGCATGCTTAAATGGCATTAAAAGGCCTTTAGGAAGTCGTTTAGGTTCTCACTGGTTGGCAGCTCAAAATGTTTTCTCAGCCGGTAACGCGCCATTTCTACCGACTTCACCGAGATGTTATTGAGGGACGCGATTTCCTTGATCGACAGATTGAGCCTGATCTGGGCACACAATCGGCGCTCGTTTTGGGTCAGGGTCGGAAATTTTTGCTGAAGGTTATAAAAGAAGTCCTGGTATTTGGCTTCAATCTGCAGGTTAAAATCTTCGAGGTATTTTTCGCTGTTGACCTCATACCGGAATTTATTGACCAGCTTGTGCAGGCGCTGGGGCATATCTTGGCCTCCGCTCTTCTCGAGGGCAACCAGTTCTTCAATAAAGGTCCCGATCACTTCATTCCTGTGGGTCATATACATGGAATAGTTTTTCAGCTCTGTATTGTTAAATTCCAGCTTATTGCTCAGCAACTGCTGCTTCATTTCGGCCAGCTCTGCATTTTTCCGCTGCCGGCTTCTCAGTTTATTGTACAATAAAAAACCAATAATCAATAGCAGGAGCACTATAATGGCGAGGGTATTGCGCTGGTAAGACCGCATGCTTTTTTCCAGGTTTAAGGCTTTGATCTGCCGTTCTTTTTCCTGGGCTTCCCGTTTCATGGTCAGGGTTAAGAGTGCGTTGATCTTGTTTTTGGAGAGAAATTCCTCGCGTACAGCATTGTACTGCTGGATATTTTCATAGGCATGTTTATAATCACCCGTAAGCTGGTACAACTGGGAAAGCACCTTATAATAATCGAGCAGGTTTTCTTTTTTGGAGTTGGACGTGGATTGCTGAATATAGGCATGGGCTTTGTCGAGCGATGCCTTTCCTTCCTGGTAACGCCCAAGTTTAATCAACGAAAAGGCCATCTGGTTATGGATCTCGGCGAGCGACAATACCCTGCCTGTAGCGTGCTGGAGCGAAAGCAGGAAAAAGCGGATCGCCTCTTCGTAGTTATTCTCATTGTTACTGCTGATGCCCAGATTATTGTAGGCCGCACTGATCATCACCTGGTTGTGCTCTTCTTTTGCCTGTGCCAGGACACTGTTGAAATATCCTGCAGCTTTTTTGAACTCATTTTTCAGCTGATAAGTAAGTCCTATGCCATTCAAAGAGACGGATGCCTTTCTTTTTTTGCCTGCCTTTTTGTAAAGGTTATAAGCCATGGTATGGTATTTCAGCGCAAACTCTGCATTTTCTACATCGTAATAAGTCCAGCCCAGTATGGTATATGTATCGGCTATCTGTTCCTGGCTACCTTTTTCTTTATAAATTTCCAGCGCATTAAAACCGTATTCAAGAGCCAGATCGTAAATGTCATTGTACAGATAGCCTTCGGCAAGAATTACCAGTGCATCGGCCTCCTCCTGTTTCAGTTTATTCTCATAGGCCAGCAGGTAGGCTTTGTAGGCGTAGGCGATAGCCTGATTGGTCGCATCCTGGTTTAGCTGCTTGGCCTTCTTGTTTAATGCGGTAATCTTCGCCCTGAGCGAATCCTGAGCAGAAACAGCACCGGCACTTTTAAACGGCCCTGCACAGCAGGCAGCACACAGCAACAATACAAATACAAAAGATTTTATTCTAAACATTACGGCAATTTCCTGCTCCTTAAAAACTAAAATTACAAGAAATTAATACACCACAGGTATTCTTTACTGCAATTATTTATCCACCGGAACCAGCCTGTAAATACGGCCCGGGGTTTCGACCGCAATATAGATGAACCCATCGGGGGCCATCCGGACATCCCTTACCCTGCCGATGTTTTTAAACAAGATTTCCTCCTTAACCACTTTATTGCCTTTGAGCACAGTTCTTTGCAGAAATTTAAACCGCAATGAGCCCGACAGCAGGTTGCCCTTCCAGTTTTTATATCGGTCACCGGCAACAAAAGCCAATCCGCTTGGCCCTATGGATGGGATCCAGTAGTGCACAGGTTGTATCATGCCGGCTTTGGCCGTAAGGTTGCTGATGGGCTTACCATTGTAATTGATGCCATAGGTAATCACAGGCCAGCCGTAATTCTTTCCGGGTTCTTCAATATTGATTTCATCGCCTCCACGCGGCCCGTGTTCATTGGTCCAGATCTTGCCTGTTTCCGGATGAATGGTCATTCCCTGGGGATTGCGGTGTCCGTAGTTGTAGATGGAAGCCTCTGCCCCCGGTGTTTTTACAAAGGGGTTATCGGCAGGGATACTGCCATCACTTTTAATGCGGTGCACCTTACCCAGATCGTTACCTTTAATTTCCTGGGGGTTTACCTTTTCGTTACCACGCTCTCCTACGGAAAAATACAGGTAACCGTCTTTACCAAATTGCATCCTTGAACCATAATGGTGCTGGGTACGGGAATAAGGTTCGGCAACAAAAATATCTTTCTGTTCTGTCAGCGTATTTCCTTCCAATTTAGCCTGCATAATTGCAGTGGTAGCCAAAACCGCAGCGCCTTCACTTTTAAACTTTGAATAGGAAAGATAGATCCTTTTGTTTTGTGCAAAAGCCGGATCCAGGATGACATCCATCAGGCCTCCCTGCCCTCTTGCCAATACTTCGGGTGCACCGCTGATGCTTTGCAGGGTTTTATCGGCTTTTACCCGGTAAAATTTACCGTTCCTGTCGGTAACCAGCATTTCCTGCCCGGGCAGAAAGGCCATAGCCCAGGGAATATCCGTCCCCTCTGCCACAAGCTCCAGGCGGATATCCATTTCTTCTGTCTTAAACAGATCCGAAGCAGGCTTTTCATTGTCCGTATATTTATCTACATTTTTTATACCTTCCAGGATATAATCGGCCAGTGCATTAAGCTCTTTATCACTTAAACTGGCACCAAATGCTGGCATACCTTCATTTTCAAGACCAAATTTTAC from Pedobacter africanus includes:
- a CDS encoding tetratricopeptide repeat protein — encoded protein: MFRIKSFVFVLLLCAACCAGPFKSAGAVSAQDSLRAKITALNKKAKQLNQDATNQAIAYAYKAYLLAYENKLKQEEADALVILAEGYLYNDIYDLALEYGFNALEIYKEKGSQEQIADTYTILGWTYYDVENAEFALKYHTMAYNLYKKAGKKRKASVSLNGIGLTYQLKNEFKKAAGYFNSVLAQAKEEHNQVMISAAYNNLGISSNNENNYEEAIRFFLLSLQHATGRVLSLAEIHNQMAFSLIKLGRYQEGKASLDKAHAYIQQSTSNSKKENLLDYYKVLSQLYQLTGDYKHAYENIQQYNAVREEFLSKNKINALLTLTMKREAQEKERQIKALNLEKSMRSYQRNTLAIIVLLLLIIGFLLYNKLRSRQRKNAELAEMKQQLLSNKLEFNNTELKNYSMYMTHRNEVIGTFIEELVALEKSGGQDMPQRLHKLVNKFRYEVNSEKYLEDFNLQIEAKYQDFFYNLQQKFPTLTQNERRLCAQIRLNLSIKEIASLNNISVKSVEMARYRLRKHFELPTSENLNDFLKAF
- a CDS encoding PQQ-dependent sugar dehydrogenase → MLKSIGTLVSAGLITIIGFSFVSPEEDTNMAGPDFNPVSAAEFLSDPAVNYKTYCAGCHGEKMDMFVDRQWKHGNTKADIFKSVKFGLENEGMPAFGASLSDKELNALADYILEGIKNVDKYTDNEKPASDLFKTEEMDIRLELVAEGTDIPWAMAFLPGQEMLVTDRNGKFYRVKADKTLQSISGAPEVLARGQGGLMDVILDPAFAQNKRIYLSYSKFKSEGAAVLATTAIMQAKLEGNTLTEQKDIFVAEPYSRTQHHYGSRMQFGKDGYLYFSVGERGNEKVNPQEIKGNDLGKVHRIKSDGSIPADNPFVKTPGAEASIYNYGHRNPQGMTIHPETGKIWTNEHGPRGGDEINIEEPGKNYGWPVITYGINYNGKPISNLTAKAGMIQPVHYWIPSIGPSGLAFVAGDRYKNWKGNLLSGSLRFKFLQRTVLKGNKVVKEEILFKNIGRVRDVRMAPDGFIYIAVETPGRIYRLVPVDK